One genomic region from Thermoleptolyngbya sichuanensis A183 encodes:
- a CDS encoding M48 family metallopeptidase translates to MPVYPGISSEAFRHPLDQQAEQTLRSVPGFDLVARRFVEFVYERPRQVFLLGNAIEVGPRQYSTLFQMFRECLRSLDIAPEPTLFVSQSPMVNAYALGQERPCVVLSTALLDLSDEAEIKAVLAHELGHLKCGHTTLTQMASWVITAASGLAEMTFGLSSLVSTGLILAFYEWLRKAELSADRAALLVMDDVKPVLQNMMKLAGGSSRYAHELSLEEFSRQSERYQNLDQDGINQVYKFLLYNNLSQGFFQTHPFTVERVHFLKEWSESEELRQIRAGNYRRAGEPTVDAEPPSPSSESSSTGEADVERLRREVAELQREIDRIRRSRSE, encoded by the coding sequence ATGCCCGTCTATCCCGGAATCTCCAGCGAAGCCTTCCGTCACCCGCTCGATCAGCAGGCCGAGCAGACGCTCCGCAGCGTGCCGGGGTTTGACCTGGTGGCACGGCGCTTTGTGGAATTCGTTTATGAGCGGCCGCGGCAGGTGTTTTTGTTGGGCAATGCCATCGAGGTGGGGCCACGGCAATATTCCACGCTGTTTCAGATGTTTCGGGAATGCCTGCGATCGCTCGATATTGCGCCAGAGCCGACGCTGTTTGTCTCCCAATCGCCGATGGTAAACGCCTACGCGCTGGGGCAAGAGCGGCCCTGCGTGGTGCTAAGCACGGCCCTGCTTGACCTGAGCGACGAGGCCGAGATAAAAGCCGTCCTAGCTCACGAACTGGGACATCTAAAATGTGGACACACGACGCTGACGCAGATGGCAAGCTGGGTCATCACCGCTGCATCGGGATTGGCAGAGATGACCTTTGGGCTGAGCAGCCTCGTCAGTACGGGGCTAATCCTGGCCTTTTATGAATGGCTGCGGAAGGCGGAACTGTCGGCCGACCGGGCGGCGCTGCTGGTAATGGACGACGTAAAGCCCGTGCTGCAAAACATGATGAAGCTGGCAGGCGGCAGCAGCCGCTATGCCCACGAGCTGAGCCTGGAAGAATTCTCGCGCCAGTCAGAGCGCTACCAGAATCTAGATCAAGACGGCATCAACCAGGTCTACAAGTTTCTGCTGTATAACAACCTATCGCAGGGATTTTTTCAGACGCATCCGTTCACCGTGGAGCGGGTGCATTTTCTGAAAGAATGGTCGGAATCGGAAGAACTGCGGCAGATTCGCGCAGGCAACTATCGCCGCGCTGGAGAGCCGACAGTGGACGCAGAGCCGCCATCCCCCAGTAGTGAATCGTCGTCCACGGGCGAGGCCGATGTGGAGCGGCTGCGGCGCGAAGTGGCAGAGTTGCAGCGAGAAATTGACCGCATCCGGCGATCGCGCTCAGAATAA
- the tgt gene encoding tRNA guanosine(34) transglycosylase Tgt: MGSHFSYTCQARCCVTKARAGVFHTPHGVVETPRFMPVGTLANVKTVTPAQLRGTGAQMVLANTYHLHLQPGEDLVAEAGGLHRFMGWDGPMLTDSGGFQVFSLSEMRQISDEGVTFRSPRDGKIIQITPERSIQIQNALGADVIMAFDECPPHPATWDEVKRATDRTMRWLERCFVAHTRTDQALFPIVQGGVYPDLRQEAAEAIAQYEAFGYAIGGVSVGEPPELIEKIVQVTAPLLPEDKPRYLMGVGTHKEMVRAIAAGVDLFDCVIPTRLARHGAALVQGDRWNLKNNRFRRDFTPLDDTCPCYTCQNFTRAYISHLLHAREILAFTLISIHNITELVRFTQRIREAILGDRFAVEFAEWLGHG; this comes from the coding sequence TTGGGCAGTCATTTTTCGTATACGTGTCAGGCGCGGTGCTGCGTCACAAAGGCGCGGGCAGGCGTGTTTCATACGCCCCACGGTGTGGTTGAAACGCCGCGATTTATGCCCGTGGGCACGCTGGCCAACGTGAAAACCGTCACGCCTGCCCAACTGAGGGGCACGGGCGCACAGATGGTGCTGGCAAACACCTATCACCTGCACTTGCAGCCGGGGGAGGATCTGGTGGCCGAGGCAGGCGGGCTGCATCGGTTTATGGGCTGGGATGGGCCAATGCTGACGGATTCGGGCGGGTTTCAGGTCTTCAGCCTGAGCGAGATGCGCCAAATTTCCGATGAAGGCGTGACCTTTCGATCGCCCCGCGATGGCAAGATTATCCAGATTACGCCAGAGCGCTCGATTCAAATTCAGAACGCGCTGGGGGCCGACGTGATTATGGCCTTTGATGAGTGCCCGCCCCACCCGGCGACCTGGGACGAAGTGAAGCGGGCAACCGATCGCACGATGCGCTGGCTGGAACGGTGCTTTGTGGCCCACACCCGGACGGATCAGGCGCTGTTCCCGATTGTGCAGGGCGGTGTGTATCCTGATTTGCGGCAGGAAGCGGCCGAGGCGATCGCCCAGTATGAGGCCTTCGGCTATGCCATCGGCGGTGTCAGCGTCGGGGAGCCACCGGAACTGATCGAGAAAATTGTGCAGGTGACGGCTCCGCTGCTGCCAGAAGACAAACCGCGCTACCTGATGGGCGTGGGCACGCACAAAGAAATGGTGCGGGCGATCGCCGCTGGGGTGGATTTGTTTGACTGCGTGATTCCGACCCGACTGGCGCGACACGGTGCGGCGCTGGTGCAGGGCGATCGCTGGAATTTGAAAAACAACCGCTTTCGCCGCGATTTCACGCCGCTAGACGACACTTGCCCCTGCTACACCTGCCAAAATTTCACCCGCGCCTATATCAGTCATCTGCTGCACGCCCGCGAAATTCTGGCGTTTACGCTTATCTCCATTCACAACATCACGGAACTGGTGCGCTTTACCCAGCGGATTCGAGAGGCGATTTTGGGCGATCGCTTTGCTGTGGAATTTGCCGAGTGGCTGGGGCACGGTTGA